The following proteins come from a genomic window of Malus sylvestris chromosome 4, drMalSylv7.2, whole genome shotgun sequence:
- the LOC126619525 gene encoding uncharacterized protein LOC126619525 isoform X2 — protein MFFGFLMASHCLLTSQNSSISGIQHFCLFVGIGYFCVKRETAGVIFLLHAPGGESNFTGKTMMPKTANEVKLMSFGQILEKKKTVGQCKLPLVDIGGGFIMMRVVGQPATEKAKTATRDAKASTTAKGSPEASKTRLHLRRLLTTTSASSSSPTKFGRSSKASTRPTTRRRTVSTISGTVMISTMAVIMRTRTSSRRWTRMMSSSTDARKHAHD, from the exons ATGTTTTTCGGTTTTCTAATGGCATCTCATTGTCTATTGACTTCTCAAAACTCAAGTATTAGCGGCATTCAACACTTCTGTTTGTTTGTAGGGATCGGTTACTTTTGTGTCAAAAGGGAAACTGCTGGCGTTATTTTCCTGTTACATGCGCCTGGTGGTGAGAGCAACTTCACAG GCAAGACTATGATGCCGAAGACGGCGAATGAAGTGAAACTGATGAGTTTTGGCCAGATTTTGGAGAAAAAGAAGACAGTGGGTCAGTGTAAATTACCTTTGGTTGATATTGGTGGGGGATTTATCATGATGCGTGTTGTTGGACAGCCAGCTACGGAAAAAGCTAAAACAG CAACTCGTGATGCAAAGGCAAGCACAACAGCAAAAGGTAGTCCCGAGGCATCCAAGACGCGGCTCCATCTCCGTCGCCTGCTCACAACGACAAgtgcatcatcatcatcaccgaCAAAGTTCGGAAGGTCTTCAAAAGCTTCAACGCGACCAACGACGAGGAGGAGGACAGTTTCGACGATCTCGGGAACTGTTATGATTTCGACAATGGCGGTGATCATGAGGACTCGTACAAGTAGCCGGAGGTGGACGAGAATGATGTCGTCGTCCACAGATGCCAGAAAGCACGCTCACGACTGA
- the LOC126619525 gene encoding uncharacterized protein LOC126619525 isoform X1 — MCMIRVEMTIGELKSSTIFHVIDARTSYGLLLGRPWIHANGVVPSTLHQCLKFYREGVKVIYSDTKPFTKAESHFTDAKFYMDEDMVPETLPKEIKSMGKATPKKQEWQVVPKKQEEEAMPSLSKNDDELAKPVTTRGSRTPSNGPNIPIFRYIPTSRRKNGQFPFETAASKANAQRHMDNVKLLKTNAVLPLTQLGDTKVARPSQGFIKGLPKGVEPSFLPTKRTEEGFDPNAYKLMSKAGYNFTSSANLGKKDLNIVKDNERDLTKTQKKLEEHGYGVNNNKAGLGFTPNAPVKISSKAKNANAQHISVSDIQDK; from the coding sequence atgtgcatgatccgagtggagatgaccattggtgaactcaagtcaagcacaatattccacgtgattgatgcaagaacttcctacggtttgctcttaggaaggccttggatccatgcgaatggagtagtaccgtccacccttcaccaatgcttaaaattttaccgagaaggagtgaaggtgatctatagcgacaccaagccattcaccaaagccgaatcacatttcacagacgccaagttctatatggatgaagacatggtgcccgaaactcttccaaaagagatcaaatccatgggcaaagcaacacctaaaaagcaggagtggcaagtcgtgcccaagaagcaagaagaagaagctatgcCATCTTTAAGCAAAAACGacgatgagcttgctaaacctgtAACAACCAGAGGGAGtaggacgccctcaaatggaccaaacatacccattttccgatacatcccgacgtcgagaagaaagaatggtcaattcCCGTTTGAAACTGCAGCAAGCAAAGCCAATGCACAGCGGcacatggataatgtaaagttgctcaaaacgaatgcagttttacctctgacacagctaggcgacactaaggttgcaagaccatcacaaggcttcataaaaggcctgccaaagggggtagaaccaagctttctcccaaccaaaaggaccgaagaaggttttgatccaaacgcctacaaactcatgtcgaaagctgggtaCAACTTCACCTCATCTGCAAATTTAGGAAAGAAGGATTTGAACATCGTCAAAGACAACGAACGTGATCTTACtaaaactcagaagaagttggaggagCATGGTTATGgggtcaacaacaacaaagctggacttggcttcacaccaaatgcaccggtgaagatctccagcaaggcaaaaaatgctaatgctcaacacatcagcgtaaGCGATATACAAGATAAATAG